In Pseudomonas fluorescens, one genomic interval encodes:
- a CDS encoding xanthine phosphoribosyltransferase, which translates to MEALQQKIREQGIVLSDQVLKVDAFLNHQIDPALMKLIGDEFATLFKDSGITKIVTIEASGIAPAIMTGLNLGVPVIFARKQQSLTLTENLLSATVYSFTKKTESTVAISPRHLTSSDRVLIIDDFLANGKASQALISIIKQAGATVAGLGIVIEKSFQGGRAELDSQGYRVESLARVKSLKDGVVTFIE; encoded by the coding sequence ATGGAAGCATTGCAGCAGAAAATCCGCGAACAAGGCATCGTGCTTTCCGACCAGGTCCTGAAAGTCGACGCCTTCCTGAACCACCAGATCGACCCGGCCCTGATGAAGCTGATCGGCGACGAATTCGCCACGCTGTTCAAGGATTCGGGCATCACCAAGATCGTCACCATCGAAGCCTCGGGCATCGCTCCGGCGATCATGACCGGTCTGAACCTGGGCGTGCCGGTGATCTTCGCCCGCAAGCAACAGTCCCTGACCCTGACCGAAAACCTGCTGTCGGCGACCGTTTACTCGTTCACCAAGAAGACCGAAAGCACCGTGGCCATCTCGCCGCGTCACCTGACCAGCAGCGACCGCGTGCTGATCATCGACGACTTCCTGGCCAACGGTAAGGCTTCGCAGGCGCTGATCTCGATCATTAAACAGGCTGGCGCCACCGTCGCCGGTCTGGGCATCGTGATCGAGAAGTCGTTCCAGGGCGGCCGTGCCGAGCTGGATTCGCAGGGCTATCGCGTTGAATCGCTGGCCCGCGTGAAATCGCTGAAGGATGGCGTCGTTACCTTCATCGAATAA
- a CDS encoding acetyl-CoA hydrolase/transferase C-terminal domain-containing protein, with the protein MVQLCSIEQAVDDVLARLPAHIHMGMPLGLGKPNHFVNALYRRIKDLPERQLTMYTALCLGRPTLGDGLQKRFIEPFVERVFGDYPEFDFLADLQRDSLPANIRIEQFFMQPGSLLNSAPAQQDYVSSNYSHAARDINAAGLNLVAQLLASSSEHPDRLSLSCNPDITLDLLPMITKRRDAGETILLVGQVHTDLPYMPGDAEVDIDTFDLLIDAKDSSTLFSTPNMPVGFQDHFIGLHASTLVRDGGTLQIGIGSMGDALTAALLARQADNAGYQALLNDINLSQWAQLIEREGGTAPFAKGLYGCSEMFVNGLLVLADAGIIRRKVYPDVHTQEQANAGTLDESAQTDGISVHGGFFLGPRSFYERLRELPLSKRLEFNMTRISYINELYGQEELKRLQRLDARFINTVFTMTLMGAGVADQLEDGRVLSGVGGQYNFVAQGHALHDARSILILRSWRESAGEVSSNIVWEYGHCTIPRHLRDIVVTEYGIADLRGKTDAVVIESLLNISDSRFQPGLIEQAQKVGKLPKDFRLDPRFADNTPQRLQAIAAKHPNLFPEYPLGCDFTAIERDLLRALNWLKSKFKLSEILELGKAALDAPEASTFPEHLERMQLTHPEGLKEDLFQRLLLTGLKATAQ; encoded by the coding sequence ATGGTGCAGTTGTGTTCGATCGAACAGGCAGTGGACGATGTGCTTGCACGCTTGCCGGCGCACATCCACATGGGCATGCCGCTGGGGCTGGGCAAGCCCAATCACTTCGTCAACGCGCTGTACCGGCGGATCAAGGATTTGCCCGAACGACAGCTGACGATGTACACCGCGCTATGCCTGGGGCGGCCGACGCTGGGCGACGGTCTGCAGAAGCGCTTCATTGAACCCTTCGTCGAGCGCGTGTTCGGCGACTACCCCGAATTCGATTTCCTCGCCGATCTGCAGCGTGACAGCCTGCCCGCCAACATCCGCATCGAACAGTTCTTCATGCAGCCCGGCAGCCTGCTCAACAGCGCGCCGGCCCAGCAGGATTACGTCAGCAGCAACTACAGCCACGCCGCCCGCGATATCAATGCCGCCGGCCTCAATCTGGTGGCGCAATTGCTCGCCAGCAGCAGCGAGCATCCCGATCGCCTGAGCCTGAGCTGCAACCCGGACATCACCCTTGACCTGCTGCCGATGATCACCAAGCGCCGCGACGCCGGGGAGACCATTCTGCTGGTCGGTCAGGTGCACACCGATCTGCCGTACATGCCCGGCGATGCCGAAGTCGATATCGACACCTTCGACCTGCTGATCGACGCGAAGGACAGCAGCACGCTGTTTTCCACGCCGAACATGCCGGTGGGTTTTCAGGATCACTTCATCGGTTTGCACGCCAGCACCCTGGTGCGCGACGGCGGCACCTTGCAGATCGGCATCGGTTCGATGGGCGACGCGCTCACGGCCGCATTGCTCGCGCGGCAGGCGGACAACGCTGGTTACCAAGCCTTGCTCAACGACATCAATCTCAGCCAGTGGGCGCAGTTGATCGAGCGCGAGGGCGGCACTGCGCCATTCGCCAAAGGCCTGTATGGCTGCAGCGAAATGTTCGTCAACGGTCTGCTGGTGCTGGCGGATGCCGGGATCATCCGGCGCAAGGTCTACCCCGACGTGCACACTCAGGAGCAGGCCAACGCCGGCACCCTCGATGAGTCGGCGCAGACCGATGGCATCTCGGTGCACGGCGGCTTCTTCCTCGGCCCGCGCAGTTTCTACGAGCGCCTGCGCGAGCTGCCGCTGAGCAAGCGCCTCGAATTCAACATGACCCGCATCAGCTACATCAACGAGCTGTACGGGCAGGAAGAGCTCAAGCGCTTGCAGCGTCTCGATGCCCGGTTCATCAACACCGTGTTCACTATGACGCTGATGGGCGCGGGTGTGGCCGATCAATTGGAAGACGGGCGGGTGCTCAGCGGTGTCGGCGGGCAATACAATTTTGTCGCCCAGGGCCACGCGCTGCACGATGCGCGCTCGATTCTGATCCTGCGCAGCTGGCGCGAGTCCGCCGGCGAGGTCAGCTCGAACATCGTCTGGGAGTACGGCCATTGCACGATTCCACGGCACCTGCGCGACATCGTGGTCACCGAGTACGGCATCGCCGATCTGCGCGGCAAGACCGATGCGGTGGTAATCGAGTCGTTGCTGAACATCAGCGATTCACGCTTTCAACCGGGGCTGATCGAACAGGCGCAGAAGGTCGGCAAACTGCCGAAGGATTTCCGCCTCGATCCACGCTTTGCCGACAACACCCCGCAACGCTTGCAGGCGATCGCCGCGAAGCATCCGAATCTGTTTCCCGAGTATCCGCTGGGTTGTGATTTCACCGCGATCGAACGGGATCTGCTGCGGGCGCTGAACTGGCTGAAAAGTAAGTTCAAGCTGAGCGAGATCTTGGAGCTGGGCAAGGCTGCGCTGGATGCGCCGGAGGCTTCGACGTTCCCCGAACACCTTGAACGTATGCAACTGACCCACCCGGAAGGCCTGAAAGAAGACCTGTTCCAGCGCTTGCTCCTTACCGGCCTGAAGGCCACCGCGCAGTAA
- a CDS encoding c-type cytochrome produces MKMLAAPATVLALWAVSAQAATNDDIAKRLEPVGQVCVQGQECKGMEVAATAGGGGGAKSPDEVIAKHCNACHGTGLLGAPKIGDTAAWKDRADHQGGLDGILAKAITGINSMPPKGTCADCSDDELKGAIKKMSGL; encoded by the coding sequence ATGAAAATGCTGGCCGCACCAGCAACCGTACTGGCCCTCTGGGCTGTCAGCGCTCAAGCTGCGACGAATGACGACATTGCCAAGCGCCTCGAGCCGGTCGGCCAGGTGTGCGTTCAGGGGCAGGAATGCAAGGGGATGGAAGTGGCTGCGACTGCCGGCGGCGGTGGCGGTGCGAAATCCCCTGATGAAGTGATTGCAAAACATTGCAACGCTTGCCACGGTACCGGCCTGCTGGGTGCACCGAAAATCGGTGACACCGCCGCCTGGAAAGACCGCGCCGATCATCAGGGCGGCCTCGATGGCATTCTCGCCAAAGCCATCACCGGCATCAATTCCATGCCGCCAAAAGGCACCTGCGCCGATTGCTCGGATGACGAGCTCAAGGGCGCGATCAAGAAGATGTCCGGCCTGTAA
- a CDS encoding cupin domain-containing protein — translation MDVGERLQSIRKLKGLSQRELAKRAGVTNSTISMIEKNSVSPSISSLRKVLGGIPMSMVEFFSEEILQEVPTQIVYKANELIDISDGAVTMKLVGRAHPSRAIAFLNEIYPPGADTGEEMLTHEGEETGILVEGRLELVVGLETFILEAGDSYYFESTKPHRFRNPFDAPARLISAATPANF, via the coding sequence TTGGACGTCGGTGAACGACTGCAATCGATCCGCAAGCTCAAAGGGCTTTCCCAGCGTGAACTCGCCAAACGCGCGGGCGTCACCAACAGCACCATTTCGATGATCGAAAAGAATAGCGTCAGCCCTTCGATCAGTTCGCTGAGGAAGGTTCTGGGCGGGATTCCCATGTCCATGGTCGAGTTCTTTTCCGAAGAAATCCTGCAGGAAGTCCCGACCCAGATCGTCTACAAGGCCAACGAGCTGATCGACATCTCCGACGGCGCGGTGACCATGAAACTGGTCGGCCGCGCGCACCCGAGCCGGGCCATCGCGTTTCTCAACGAGATCTACCCGCCGGGCGCTGATACCGGCGAAGAAATGCTCACCCATGAAGGCGAAGAAACCGGGATTCTGGTGGAAGGGCGTCTGGAACTGGTGGTGGGTCTGGAAACTTTTATTCTCGAAGCCGGCGACAGCTACTATTTTGAAAGTACCAAGCCGCACCGTTTCCGTAATCCGTTCGACGCGCCCGCGCGACTAATCAGCGCAGCCACGCCGGCGAATTTTTAA
- the alr gene encoding alanine racemase, with protein MRPARALIDLEALRHNYRIAREVTGAKALAVIKADAYGHGAVRCAQALETEADGFAVACIEEALELRAAGIKAPVLLLEGIFEADELALIVEHDFWTVVHSLWQLETIEQTALSKPITVWLKLDSGMHRVGLHPKDYAAAYQRLLASGKVAKIVLMSHFARADELHEQSSADQVAVFEAARQGLAAEVSLRNSPAVLGWPQIHSDWVRPGIMLYGATPFEEANAVAERLQPVMTLESKVICVRELPAGEPIGYGAKFITDKPMRIGVVAMGYADGYPRHAPTGTPVLVAGKRSRLLGRVSMDMLCIDLTDVPEADLGSTVELWGKSILASEVAQWADTIPYQIFCNLRRVPRLYSEG; from the coding sequence ATGCGTCCTGCCCGTGCCCTGATCGACCTAGAAGCCCTGCGCCACAACTACCGAATTGCCCGCGAAGTCACCGGCGCCAAGGCGCTGGCGGTGATCAAGGCTGATGCCTACGGTCACGGCGCGGTGCGTTGCGCCCAGGCGCTGGAAACCGAGGCCGACGGGTTTGCCGTCGCCTGCATTGAAGAAGCGCTGGAGCTGCGCGCGGCCGGCATCAAGGCCCCGGTGTTGTTGCTCGAAGGCATCTTCGAGGCTGACGAGCTGGCACTGATCGTCGAACATGATTTCTGGACCGTGGTGCATTCGCTGTGGCAGCTCGAAACCATCGAGCAGACGGCATTGAGCAAACCGATCACCGTGTGGCTCAAGCTCGATTCCGGCATGCACCGCGTCGGCCTGCATCCGAAGGACTACGCGGCGGCCTACCAGCGCCTGCTGGCCAGCGGCAAAGTGGCGAAAATCGTGCTGATGAGCCACTTCGCCCGCGCCGATGAACTGCATGAGCAGAGCAGCGCCGATCAGGTCGCGGTGTTCGAAGCGGCGCGTCAGGGTCTGGCTGCCGAAGTCAGCCTGCGCAACTCGCCGGCCGTGCTCGGTTGGCCGCAGATCCACAGCGACTGGGTCCGCCCGGGCATCATGCTCTACGGCGCGACCCCGTTCGAAGAAGCCAACGCCGTGGCCGAGCGTCTGCAACCGGTGATGACCCTCGAATCGAAAGTCATCTGCGTGCGCGAACTGCCCGCCGGCGAGCCGATCGGCTATGGCGCCAAATTCATCACCGACAAGCCGATGCGCATCGGCGTGGTTGCCATGGGCTATGCCGATGGCTACCCGCGTCATGCCCCGACCGGCACGCCGGTGCTGGTGGCCGGCAAACGCAGCCGCCTGCTTGGCCGCGTATCGATGGACATGCTCTGCATCGACCTCACCGATGTGCCGGAAGCGGACCTCGGTTCGACCGTCGAACTGTGGGGCAAAAGCATCCTCGCCAGCGAAGTGGCGCAGTGGGCGGACACCATTCCGTACCAGATCTTCTGCAACCTGCGTCGCGTGCCAAGGCTCTATTCCGAGGGTTGA